A portion of the Cellulophaga algicola DSM 14237 genome contains these proteins:
- a CDS encoding serine hydrolase, translating into MKKILILGILISSCFAFTAIVFYPIDGYEQTGIRRLLRLELINSGELKETTPLPEGAKKSWSAIQLNLRSKASDSVGSFLQVDEDFQKEIGGLFKGLDKSYSLAVLDISDLDSIRFAKRNETAGYQPGSVGKLAVLNALFTQLAKIYPDSWESRTALLKNKTVKAGVWGLTDEHTIPIYNVEKKTLVKRQVIASDVFSLYEWTDHMLSVSNNGAASIVWREALLMAAFGKEYPELTEEKALAYFKTTPKKELTDLANDVVNLPLRELGITHEEWRLGSFFTGGANTYVGDKGGSTGTPIGLMKFLIQLEQGKVVDENSSLEMKRLMYMTDRRIRYAQSPALKDAAVYFKSGSLYKCDRSNGQVCGKYMGNVSNFMNSVIIVEHPDNCTYMVVLMTNVLRKNSASDHMYLASAIDKVIRK; encoded by the coding sequence ATGAAAAAAATACTCATACTCGGAATACTAATTAGTTCTTGTTTTGCATTTACAGCCATTGTCTTTTATCCAATTGATGGGTATGAACAAACAGGAATTAGACGTTTGCTTCGATTAGAATTAATTAATAGTGGCGAATTGAAAGAGACCACACCTTTGCCTGAAGGAGCAAAAAAATCATGGAGTGCTATTCAATTAAATCTAAGGTCAAAAGCATCAGATAGTGTTGGTAGTTTTTTACAAGTAGATGAAGATTTTCAGAAAGAAATTGGAGGTTTGTTCAAGGGATTAGATAAAAGTTACTCTTTAGCCGTTTTAGATATTTCAGATTTAGATAGCATCCGTTTTGCGAAAAGAAATGAAACTGCAGGGTATCAACCCGGTAGCGTAGGTAAACTAGCGGTATTAAATGCTTTGTTCACACAATTGGCTAAGATTTACCCTGATTCATGGGAAAGTAGAACTGCATTATTAAAAAATAAAACCGTAAAAGCAGGAGTTTGGGGTTTAACTGATGAACACACCATCCCTATTTACAATGTAGAGAAGAAAACCTTGGTAAAGCGCCAAGTTATTGCTAGTGATGTTTTTTCGCTGTATGAGTGGACGGATCATATGCTTTCTGTAAGTAACAATGGTGCTGCAAGTATTGTTTGGCGAGAAGCTTTATTAATGGCAGCTTTTGGGAAGGAATATCCTGAATTAACAGAAGAAAAAGCACTAGCCTACTTTAAAACAACGCCTAAAAAAGAACTTACAGATTTAGCCAACGACGTGGTAAACCTGCCGCTTCGCGAATTAGGAATTACCCATGAAGAGTGGCGTTTAGGAAGCTTTTTTACCGGTGGTGCTAATACGTATGTTGGTGATAAAGGAGGTAGTACCGGAACTCCTATTGGACTTATGAAATTTTTGATACAACTAGAGCAAGGCAAAGTTGTAGATGAAAATAGTAGCTTAGAAATGAAGCGATTAATGTACATGACCGATCGTAGAATTAGATACGCTCAATCTCCAGCCTTAAAAGATGCTGCCGTTTATTTTAAATCTGGAAGCTTGTACAAATGCGACCGCTCTAATGGGCAAGTTTGTGGTAAATACATGGGGAATGTTTCAAATTTCATGAACTCTGTTATCATCGTTGAACACCCAGATAACTGTACATATATGGTGGTACTTATGACCAATGTATTGCGTAAAAACTCTG